The region TAAAGGCGTTTTCCTTATATTTCTTTTTCTTCTCTTTACGGTATTGGTTATACGTAATCAGTGGCGTGCGTTTCCGATTCTCGATGACGTCTTCGTAGTTTTGTTCACTTCCATAGCCTGCGTCAGCGACAATATACGTCGGTAGCTTAAAGAAACGTTCCTCGATATGATCCAGAAAAGGAATGAATGTACGTGTATCTGTCGGGTTTGGAAACACATCATAAGCGAGCGCATATTGTCCTTCTGTCGCAAGTTGCACATTATAGCCTGCTTTCAGTTGGCCATTTCTCATATGGTCATCTTTCATTCGCATAAACGTGGCATCATGATCTGTCTTGGAGTAACTGTTGCGTGTTCCGAAGGTTTCCATGTCCTGCTGGTATTTCTGTTTGCGTGCCACGTAATCCTTAAATTGTTTACGATATTGTTTCGGTGTTTTGCGTTCGGAGCGAAGCCGTTTCCGTTCGCTTCCATCTTCACTTGCTTCGATTTTTTTATTATAGGCTTCAACGTTCTCATCCAGCTTTTCGACTACTTTTTCGAGCTCATCGGTAGATAGCTCATCTGCGCTTTCCCGTTCGATTTCCGGAATAATTTCTTTTTCCAATAGTTCATCATACATCTGGTTGGACTTCTCCACCAAATTGGCACTGTATTTTTCAATCGCTTTACGCCAAACAAATGTATACTTATTGGCATTCGCTTCGATTTTGGTTCCGTCCATAAAAATCGCTTCTTCATCTATCTGTTCTTCCTGTACAAGCTGACAACGAAATTGCACGAAGCACTGACGCAATAGTTCTTTGACCTCTGGATGAACACGGAATCGATTGATGGTGCGATAACTCGGCTCATATCCCTGGGCTAACCACATCATACGTACACTATCGTTCAGTAATCCTTCCACCTTTCTGCCAGAGAAAACAGATTGCGTGTAAGCACATAAAATAATTTTCATCATCATGCGTGGATGATAAGCTGGACAACCAGTGTCACGTAAAAAGTTAATGAATGCATCATCCGGAATAGCTTCCACTATGTCATTCACAGCGTAAGCAATATCATCTTCTTGAAGTTTTATTTCTAAATCTAACGGCAAAACCACTTGATTCATGTTATAATGTTTAAACATAAGGACACCTCCGATGATTATTGTGTGGTTACTTTAATTTTATCAGAAGGTGTCCTTTTTGTTTATTAAAAGCAAAAAAATAAGCGTGGTCTTTCCACTTAATGGTGGAGACCACGCTTATTCTATTTTACTGGGTTTTGTCCCAGCCTCTTTGCTCTGCGGCTGAAAGCCTCTATTACCGGCCTCGGCCTAAAAGGCCCACTGAATGGTTTTCCCTTTTGCACCACACTCACTCGCTGATTCTAAAAGAATCCCTTATTTCTTTTTATTTTTCTTCCCCGTGAAAGGGTCGTATTCTTCAAATAAAGTTAACTGATCGCTCATATAGTCTTCTCTGAGCTGATTCCGTATATATTCTTGAATTTGATTTCTATTCCTTCCCACCGTATCTACAAAGAAGCCTCGACACCAGAATTTGCGGTTGCCATATCTATATTTTAAATTGGCGTGACGGTCAAAAATCATTAAACTACTTTTCCCTTTTAAATATCCCATAAATTGGGACACACCCAACTTTGGTGGTATACTGACTAACATATGAATGTGATCTTTGCATGCATTTGCTTCATGGATTTCAACATTTTTTCTTTCGCAAAGCTCCCTTATTATTTCTCCTATACTTTTTTTATATTTTCCATATATAATTTGCCTTCTATATTTTGGTGCAAAAACAAGATGATACTTACATCTCCACTGGGTATGTGCTAAACTATTCTTGTCCTTCATTGGACATGCCTCCCTATATGGCGAGATTTGGTGGTCGGGAAACCAACCTTATCTTACCATGAAGAGAGGCATTTTTTTGATCCCACGCTGGAAGCTCTCTGGAACCCCCGGCATAGCCAGGGGTTTTCAAAGACATCAATAAACGAAGATACCCACCTGACATTCAAAGGTGGGTATCTTCATTTCATTTATGGACAAAGGTCGTGTCAAATTAAAGTAAAGATAACTAACTCACTTCGACTTTCACCAACACTTGTGAAATCAACTTATAGTTAAGCAAAAGATATTACAATTTCTAATCAGGTCACTTTTCACTACTATCGCTTAAACACTGTAAATAACACATGACTAGCTAGTTCCAATTTTGGTATTATTTGTTTCCTCCGATTCAAGTTCGGTAAATTGGTCAGGAGACACTTTACCTTTTATTTTCATTGCAACCAAATAAACAATTCCAGATCCAATAAGAGACTGTACCGCTGGCAGACCAAAAGGTGTAACATACTGTGTGATATAACCTAGTACGGTACCAAACACCAACGCAATTGTGGCCATCCAATTCCAACCATTATTATCTTCCCAGGTACGTTTCCGTATAAAGAAGAAATCCACCATCATTACACCGGCTACAGCTGGGTATATTAAAGCTGTTAAATACAAAAAGTCCATAAAATAATCAAGAATTCCTGCCAATGCTACAATAATTGCGACTAAAGTTCCACCTAATGTAAGAAGTGCCCTTCCTTTGTTTGAATTGACGTTTAGCATATTTGACAGAGCCAATCCCATGCTGTAATTATTAACTAATTGACTTGTCCATGTTGCAAACCACAAGATTAAAAATCCCCAAATTGGAAAACCCAAGCCTAGCATGACATTCACAATATCGGCATCTCCAACACCAACAGACATGATAGAACCAACTAAAAACAATGGGAAACCTACTAAAACAATTCCAGTCGGTATCAGAATATTATCTTTAATCTTAGGTTTTGCATATCGTGTATAATCAGCAGCGATAACCCACTGTGATACGTTTGCACCAATTACCAGACTGATAGCCCCAAGTATTCCTATTGATGGCTCCGGATCCCAACTGGTAATCGTTTCAAAACCGGTATTTTTCAATGCATAAAAGATTCCTGCTGCTATTAAAAGTAGACCAGCCGGAACAGCAATGTAATCGGTCCATTTCATAGAGGCATACCCTATTATTGAAGGAATAGCAAAAAGAAGCCCTGCAACGATTGTAATAATTGCCCACAATCCCCACTGCGTAGTATAATCAATTCCAAACATAGCGGAAATTGCATTACCCGCTACAGAGGTTTGAACTGCCCACCATCCAAGGGAAACAATAAAAATAGTAAGTCCAACTATGAAACGGGCTTGAGTAGAACCAAAACTAGTTCTTGCAACAACCGAAGAAGAACGTCCTGTCTTGGCGCCAATATATCCCTGTAATGCATTTCCGGCCCATTGAATACCAAATAAAGCAATAACTAAAATAAAGAATATTTCAGTTATACCATAACTGCCTGCTAAGGTTGCCCCTACCATAAGCACGGGAATAGTAAATTCTAAACCTCCAAAAATCATGGCAGGCGTAATCCAGTGTTGTCTTTGATTTTCCGGAACTGCCTGCAACGCTTCGTCTTTTTCAATACTTTTTCTTTTTGTTTCGTCCATTCTAACCTCTCCTTTTCTGTATTGCCTCACACCCACATATCGGAAAATTCAGTAAAATTTTGATAAAACAATAGTAGAAAACTTATTTTCTACTATTGTTTGTACCAGCGTTATTTACGAACCAATGTCCACACAATTTCACATGGCTGTTCTCCTGTATTAATGGCCCAGTGTTTTTCACCAGCAGGAATAAATGTTGAATTGGAGGCAGAAACCTTATAAGGTACACCGCCTGACTCCCCTTCCAGTTCACCTTTAATAATAATCGAGT is a window of Virgibacillus ihumii DNA encoding:
- a CDS encoding IS1182 family transposase codes for the protein MFKHYNMNQVVLPLDLEIKLQEDDIAYAVNDIVEAIPDDAFINFLRDTGCPAYHPRMMMKIILCAYTQSVFSGRKVEGLLNDSVRMMWLAQGYEPSYRTINRFRVHPEVKELLRQCFVQFRCQLVQEEQIDEEAIFMDGTKIEANANKYTFVWRKAIEKYSANLVEKSNQMYDELLEKEIIPEIERESADELSTDELEKVVEKLDENVEAYNKKIEASEDGSERKRLRSERKTPKQYRKQFKDYVARKQKYQQDMETFGTRNSYSKTDHDATFMRMKDDHMRNGQLKAGYNVQLATEGQYALAYDVFPNPTDTRTFIPFLDHIEERFFKLPTYIVADAGYGSEQNYEDVIENRKRTPLITYNQYRKEKKKKYKENAFNVANWEYSEENDTFTCPNGKRLTFRYMSNRTDRYGYTRTFKVYECEDCSGCPLRSQCTKAKEGHNRRIYYNQKWEQQKAYTRQQLSEKETGEIYGKRKIEVEPVFGFLKANLRFTRFSVRGKEKVENELGFAFMAVNLRKYTAMNVNQPTDHKNNPNQNGSDHQQSMIGTIFKLFLASYVPASFDFAKLHLPGLSSLY
- a CDS encoding purine-cytosine permease family protein — translated: MDETKRKSIEKDEALQAVPENQRQHWITPAMIFGGLEFTIPVLMVGATLAGSYGITEIFFILVIALFGIQWAGNALQGYIGAKTGRSSSVVARTSFGSTQARFIVGLTIFIVSLGWWAVQTSVAGNAISAMFGIDYTTQWGLWAIITIVAGLLFAIPSIIGYASMKWTDYIAVPAGLLLIAAGIFYALKNTGFETITSWDPEPSIGILGAISLVIGANVSQWVIAADYTRYAKPKIKDNILIPTGIVLVGFPLFLVGSIMSVGVGDADIVNVMLGLGFPIWGFLILWFATWTSQLVNNYSMGLALSNMLNVNSNKGRALLTLGGTLVAIIVALAGILDYFMDFLYLTALIYPAVAGVMMVDFFFIRKRTWEDNNGWNWMATIALVFGTVLGYITQYVTPFGLPAVQSLIGSGIVYLVAMKIKGKVSPDQFTELESEETNNTKIGTS
- the tnpA gene encoding IS200/IS605 family transposase; this translates as MKDKNSLAHTQWRCKYHLVFAPKYRRQIIYGKYKKSIGEIIRELCERKNVEIHEANACKDHIHMLVSIPPKLGVSQFMGYLKGKSSLMIFDRHANLKYRYGNRKFWCRGFFVDTVGRNRNQIQEYIRNQLREDYMSDQLTLFEEYDPFTGKKNKKK
- a CDS encoding cupin domain-containing protein, which produces MEIKKDGFDRKGLITLYEDNEARSSVQFGTVVIAPGERVPNEGCSQHAENEYSIIIKGELEGESGGVPYKVSASNSTFIPAGEKHWAINTGEQPCEIVWTLVRK